One part of the Dissulfuribacter thermophilus genome encodes these proteins:
- a CDS encoding M48 family metallopeptidase produces the protein MPYSQLLAIILALSLIVGAPDEVPPDLSPKVLAIIWGLKTLAWYGLCLIWTKLSKDKLRRLPDKILWFAIIPLFIDLYALNLKWFFPHLPIIDFSNTFTESIGLFLYFLYVIMGWSVGWRVSREIRKLFPDQNKFVLEKSRLVLPVLVPYLFAGIIGDIFRATNLPYSEFFFTGIFIVSMVIILPPVTYRLWSCVPLPPSPLRQEIEDFLRKKGQRVKEILLWPAEGLGVCTAAVLGIVPQFRYILLTPCLLNYLSVPEIRAVLSHEMEHIKRRHMLWYIVLLLAYISILYRLIDPLWVWLLTKKGVLELFLKAQDDSIMVGLFSVLPFALSFLLYFRFIVGFFMRNFEREADASIFETDNNPIHLINALEKVAYLAGGIRNQPNWHHYSIRERVDFLVAAYEDRKILLNFKKRLFKIKTAFVIISILLLALPSVLPKDVWETKAKENLATIYIEQLLKRGKNSPELYLELGNFFLEKKDYEKAERFLKKALKLSPNLPEALNNLAWLYATSNDPRFFRPKDALELAKRALKLKEAPYILDTLAEAYFKNGNIKEAILLEKQAIGMKPEKKDYYEGQLQRFRDALVKSQMNSH, from the coding sequence ATGCCTTACAGCCAGTTACTCGCAATTATATTAGCGCTTTCACTTATTGTAGGTGCACCTGATGAAGTTCCACCTGATTTATCCCCTAAAGTCTTGGCCATTATCTGGGGACTCAAGACCTTGGCATGGTATGGACTCTGCCTGATCTGGACCAAACTCAGCAAAGATAAATTGAGGCGTCTTCCAGACAAAATCCTTTGGTTTGCAATAATTCCTCTCTTCATTGATCTTTACGCCCTTAACCTTAAATGGTTTTTCCCACACCTGCCCATTATAGACTTCTCCAACACCTTTACAGAGAGTATCGGGCTTTTCTTGTATTTTCTTTACGTCATAATGGGATGGTCAGTAGGTTGGCGTGTTTCTCGTGAGATCAGAAAGCTTTTTCCTGACCAAAATAAATTTGTCTTAGAAAAATCGCGATTGGTATTACCTGTTCTTGTCCCATATCTCTTTGCAGGCATTATTGGTGACATCTTCAGGGCAACAAACCTGCCCTATTCAGAGTTCTTTTTTACTGGGATCTTTATAGTATCGATGGTTATAATACTACCTCCAGTTACCTACAGATTATGGTCGTGTGTACCACTTCCTCCATCGCCTTTGAGACAAGAAATAGAGGATTTTTTAAGAAAAAAAGGGCAAAGAGTTAAGGAGATACTCCTCTGGCCAGCAGAAGGTTTAGGGGTATGTACTGCTGCTGTGCTTGGGATAGTACCACAATTTCGCTATATTCTCCTGACTCCCTGCCTTCTTAACTACCTATCTGTACCCGAGATCAGGGCAGTGCTCTCCCATGAGATGGAACACATCAAAAGACGGCACATGCTCTGGTACATAGTGTTGCTCCTTGCCTATATATCCATTCTCTACAGGTTGATTGATCCCCTGTGGGTCTGGCTTTTGACTAAAAAGGGCGTATTGGAATTATTCCTCAAGGCCCAAGACGATTCCATCATGGTTGGCCTCTTTTCTGTCTTACCCTTTGCACTAAGCTTCTTACTCTATTTCAGGTTTATTGTTGGCTTTTTTATGAGAAATTTTGAGAGGGAGGCAGACGCATCAATCTTTGAAACAGATAACAATCCCATTCATCTAATCAATGCCCTGGAAAAAGTGGCCTACCTTGCAGGGGGCATCAGAAATCAACCAAACTGGCATCACTACAGTATTAGAGAACGGGTCGATTTCTTGGTAGCCGCCTATGAGGATAGGAAGATATTGTTAAACTTTAAAAAACGCCTTTTTAAAATTAAAACCGCCTTTGTCATTATCTCCATCCTATTACTAGCACTGCCCTCTGTCCTTCCAAAAGATGTGTGGGAAACAAAGGCTAAAGAGAATCTGGCAACTATATATATTGAACAGCTATTGAAAAGAGGGAAAAACAGCCCTGAACTTTATCTGGAACTTGGAAACTTCTTTCTAGAAAAAAAGGATTATGAAAAGGCAGAGCGCTTTTTGAAAAAGGCACTTAAACTCTCACCCAATCTCCCTGAAGCCCTAAACAATTTGGCATGGCTGTATGCCACAAGCAATGACCCGAGATTCTTCAGACCAAAGGATGCCTTGGAGTTGGCAAAAAGGGCCCTAAAACTAAAAGAAGCCCCATACATTTTAGATACTCTAGCTGAGGCCTATTTTAAAAATGGCAATATTAAGGAAGCCATTTTATTGGAAAAACAAGCAATTGGCATGAAACCAGAAAAAAAAGATTACTATGAAGGACAACTACAACGATTTAGGGACGCCCTCGTCAAATCCCAAATGAACAGCCATTAG
- a CDS encoding hybrid sensor histidine kinase/response regulator, whose translation MEKKILLVEDDKNMLNSLLLLFKHSGFFVTGVSSVKEALNKMQEVRYDVVVTDLVLPDGEGFDIMVYCKENGLETKVIAMTGYATLDSVVTALRKGAYDYVVKPFDFDILKHAVEKAFEAIDLRNNALKLKERYAELVEYLDDGFFVLEGTKLLYANEAMARHLGVPKKSLIGTNITDYLEPDHKKSFESKLKGLSSPHSRPLLEEFTFVKRDSGERLIAEVKLSSSPSEGGKNKFIGLIRDIGERKKLWEQLVRAEKLALMGEMVAGIAHELNNKLTPILAYVDLLTKEGLPEHLEKKLGIILNAALGAKGIVESLLLFSRQEKPKIGPCDINELLEASKDLVSASFRGSNVEVITEFDPDLPLVKGDPLQLEQVFSNIIKNAFEALGGNGKIILRSTQIGDDVVVTIEDTGPGIPSNIISKIFEPFFSTKGRGRGTGLGLSLCYGIIKEHGGDISVCCNNQGTRFSIMLPAEKRFIHKSLAETRPNSENAPRSMLGKKRILLVEDEPEIAALLTEILGQKFDVSWARNGDEALRSIESNVFDLIVSDIRMPGLDGIALYQQLREMDPSYCKKIVYTTGITCDDRTRKFLDESGVECVRKPFRIAELMGILEKKLLYSKQPNGCSFGI comes from the coding sequence GTGGAAAAAAAGATTCTCCTAGTGGAAGACGATAAAAATATGCTAAATAGCCTGTTATTGCTCTTTAAGCATTCAGGCTTTTTTGTCACAGGCGTCTCTTCTGTTAAAGAGGCCTTGAACAAAATGCAAGAGGTGCGGTATGACGTCGTAGTTACTGACCTCGTCCTTCCAGATGGTGAAGGATTTGATATCATGGTTTACTGCAAAGAAAATGGCCTTGAAACCAAGGTCATTGCCATGACAGGGTATGCTACCCTGGACTCCGTTGTGACGGCCTTAAGAAAAGGTGCCTATGATTACGTAGTAAAGCCCTTTGATTTTGATATCTTAAAACACGCTGTAGAAAAGGCGTTTGAGGCGATTGATTTAAGAAATAATGCGTTGAAGTTGAAAGAACGCTATGCCGAACTTGTTGAATACCTGGACGATGGTTTTTTCGTTCTAGAAGGAACAAAACTTTTATATGCCAATGAGGCAATGGCAAGGCACCTTGGTGTCCCCAAAAAATCTCTTATTGGAACAAATATAACTGATTATTTGGAGCCTGATCACAAAAAAAGCTTTGAGTCCAAATTAAAGGGACTTTCATCCCCCCATTCAAGACCACTTTTAGAAGAATTTACCTTTGTCAAACGCGATTCTGGAGAACGACTCATTGCCGAAGTGAAGCTTAGTAGTTCGCCCTCGGAGGGAGGAAAAAATAAGTTTATAGGGCTTATAAGAGACATTGGAGAGCGTAAAAAACTGTGGGAGCAACTTGTCAGGGCGGAAAAACTGGCGCTCATGGGAGAAATGGTTGCAGGGATTGCCCATGAACTCAATAACAAGCTTACGCCCATCCTAGCATATGTAGATCTGCTCACCAAGGAGGGACTACCAGAGCATTTAGAAAAGAAGCTTGGAATTATTCTAAATGCCGCCCTTGGGGCAAAGGGTATAGTGGAAAGCCTTCTGTTGTTTTCACGGCAAGAGAAACCCAAGATCGGTCCTTGTGATATCAATGAGTTATTGGAGGCTTCAAAAGACCTTGTATCTGCCTCTTTTCGAGGTAGCAATGTAGAAGTCATAACAGAATTTGATCCTGATTTACCCCTTGTAAAGGGTGATCCACTCCAGTTGGAGCAGGTCTTTTCAAATATTATCAAGAACGCATTTGAGGCCCTTGGAGGAAACGGGAAGATAATTTTACGAAGTACTCAAATCGGCGATGATGTAGTAGTAACGATTGAAGACACGGGGCCAGGGATCCCTAGCAATATCATATCAAAGATTTTTGAGCCTTTTTTTTCAACAAAGGGAAGGGGAAGGGGGACAGGACTTGGCCTAAGTCTGTGTTATGGCATTATTAAGGAACATGGAGGAGATATCTCCGTCTGTTGTAATAACCAGGGCACGAGATTTTCCATTATGTTACCTGCGGAAAAACGGTTTATACATAAGAGTTTAGCAGAAACCCGCCCAAATTCTGAAAATGCCCCTCGTTCTATGTTGGGAAAGAAGAGGATTTTACTTGTGGAAGACGAACCTGAAATAGCAGCTCTTTTGACTGAGATCCTCGGCCAGAAGTTTGATGTCAGCTGGGCACGTAATGGAGATGAGGCCTTGAGATCAATAGAGAGTAATGTCTTTGATCTCATTGTCTCGGATATCAGAATGCCTGGACTCGATGGTATTGCCCTGTATCAACAACTGCGGGAAATGGATCCAAGTTATTGTAAAAAGATAGTCTATACAACTGGTATAACCTGCGATGATCGCACTAGAAAGTTTTTGGATGAATCCGGTGTGGAATGTGTTAGAAAACCCTTTAGAATTGCCGAGTTGATGGGTATTTTGGAAAAAAAACTCCTCTATTCCAAACAGCCTAATGGCTGTTCATTTGGGATTTGA
- a CDS encoding HDOD domain-containing protein: protein MDHSLVLPSLPVAVTKFLEVSLNESCDLKELANLAGTDPALSAQILRVANSPYFSKGRSVSSLQQASVVLGLKLLQNIALTIGIYDTFSDLSNLPNFSLGAFWYHSLSTATSARRLAERVGFGEPEEAFIAGLLHDIGQLALIKNYPERYQQLFELASSGKSVTGKEKEIWGKNHAQIGAELLKKWRIQPVICDAIWTHHQLPSEIAQSSLLAKIIYLADILSRSMQRSDSVDIKYLEELGKDLLGLAQNDIEELSEKIETDVNELSLILGFTTEKDGGDLFLEIVSGEQDHRLNLKDKARNYSLLVGTLQSLVGAVNERELIETFIKSLILFLDVNCILYLNKRGKHLYGEIALGTKDDAFATKLALPMGQGTIWDKVFETGRPIYSKDFFARSSAKIIERKVLSYLGQSFGIFPIKGGNEFVGAILIGEEDGQKLKEYSEIIGILSNQVGQALKSFSLRKLLRKEQAINEAILKHTKTGFILCKEEGDILFLNPICKTFLNFSNGNKVITRENLWDLLGIDEETKTEIIRASKQGKEHDFIWHNEKDNCEKWIRLLTNPIEINGAKRLLVAVHDISAEKLLEKERLQHEARLKEELGRKTEELRDTHEKLLKLERLSATADFARKVVHEVNNPLGVIKNYLRILKIQYEKGELASEAIDAIDREIDRISSILNQLRDFANGAGGLNNSSKRPGSVENAIMDIERLIRPDLDEKGIKLEVTIESNLPLVKLDEDGIKQLLINMIKNAEEALDGREGIIRVKARKGPYHRVIIEISDTGPGIDVEIKDRIFDPYVSTKGAMNSGLGLSVCYGLVKSVGGEIHVKDTPRGATFEIGLPIS from the coding sequence ATGGATCACAGTTTAGTATTGCCATCACTACCAGTTGCAGTTACGAAATTTTTGGAAGTAAGTCTCAATGAATCATGTGATTTAAAAGAGTTAGCCAATCTGGCTGGTACTGATCCCGCTCTTTCTGCCCAGATATTGAGGGTGGCAAATTCGCCTTATTTTTCAAAAGGACGAAGTGTCAGTTCACTTCAACAGGCCTCTGTAGTCCTTGGGTTGAAATTACTTCAAAACATAGCCCTAACCATTGGTATTTATGATACTTTTTCTGATTTGTCCAATCTTCCTAATTTCTCTTTAGGGGCATTTTGGTACCATAGCCTGTCTACAGCAACCAGTGCAAGACGCCTTGCTGAGAGAGTTGGTTTTGGGGAGCCAGAAGAGGCATTTATTGCGGGACTTCTTCATGATATTGGACAACTTGCATTGATTAAAAATTATCCAGAGAGATACCAACAGCTCTTTGAGCTCGCCAGTTCTGGAAAGTCGGTAACTGGGAAAGAAAAAGAAATTTGGGGGAAAAATCACGCCCAAATCGGCGCTGAATTGTTAAAAAAATGGAGGATACAACCTGTTATTTGTGATGCCATATGGACTCATCACCAGCTACCATCTGAAATTGCTCAATCCTCCTTGTTGGCCAAAATTATTTATTTGGCAGATATACTCAGCCGTTCCATGCAGAGATCAGATAGTGTGGATATCAAGTATCTCGAGGAATTAGGAAAAGATCTCTTAGGGCTAGCCCAAAATGATATAGAAGAACTTTCTGAAAAGATAGAAACAGATGTCAATGAACTGTCATTGATTTTGGGTTTTACCACAGAAAAGGATGGTGGCGACCTATTTTTGGAAATAGTCTCAGGGGAACAAGACCATAGATTAAACCTCAAAGACAAGGCCAGGAACTATTCACTTCTAGTTGGAACTCTTCAAAGTCTTGTTGGAGCCGTTAATGAACGAGAACTTATCGAGACGTTTATCAAGTCTTTGATATTGTTTTTAGATGTAAATTGTATCCTTTATCTCAATAAAAGGGGAAAGCATTTATACGGAGAGATTGCTTTAGGTACAAAGGATGATGCCTTTGCGACTAAATTGGCTCTCCCCATGGGACAAGGGACAATCTGGGACAAAGTTTTTGAAACTGGAAGACCGATTTACAGTAAAGATTTTTTTGCAAGAAGCTCAGCCAAGATTATTGAACGTAAGGTTTTGTCATATTTGGGACAGTCTTTTGGAATATTTCCAATTAAAGGTGGGAATGAGTTTGTAGGAGCTATACTGATTGGTGAAGAAGATGGCCAAAAGCTGAAGGAATATTCTGAGATTATTGGCATACTCTCTAATCAGGTTGGTCAGGCCTTGAAGAGTTTTTCATTGAGAAAGCTCCTCAGAAAAGAACAGGCGATTAATGAGGCAATTTTAAAACATACGAAAACTGGTTTTATACTCTGTAAGGAAGAGGGAGACATTCTTTTCTTGAATCCTATTTGTAAGACTTTTTTGAATTTTTCAAATGGTAATAAGGTGATAACGAGAGAAAACCTTTGGGATTTATTGGGAATCGATGAAGAGACTAAGACGGAAATTATTCGTGCCTCTAAACAAGGCAAAGAGCATGATTTTATATGGCATAATGAAAAGGATAACTGCGAAAAATGGATCCGCCTTTTGACTAACCCCATAGAAATAAACGGGGCAAAAAGGCTTTTAGTCGCAGTTCATGATATATCGGCTGAAAAGCTACTTGAGAAAGAGAGACTTCAACATGAGGCGCGCCTAAAGGAAGAACTTGGAAGAAAGACAGAGGAGTTGAGAGATACCCATGAAAAGCTCCTTAAATTGGAACGACTTAGTGCAACGGCTGATTTTGCTAGAAAGGTAGTTCATGAAGTAAACAATCCTTTAGGAGTGATAAAAAATTATTTGAGGATATTAAAGATTCAGTATGAAAAGGGCGAATTAGCTTCTGAAGCCATTGATGCCATTGATAGAGAAATCGATAGGATTTCCAGCATATTAAATCAGCTAAGGGATTTTGCTAATGGCGCAGGAGGTTTGAATAATTCTAGTAAACGTCCAGGATCTGTTGAGAATGCCATAATGGATATAGAGCGTCTGATTAGACCGGACTTGGATGAAAAAGGTATAAAGTTAGAGGTAACGATTGAATCCAATTTACCCTTGGTAAAGTTGGATGAAGATGGTATTAAGCAGCTTTTAATAAACATGATAAAAAATGCAGAAGAAGCTTTAGATGGAAGAGAAGGCATTATAAGAGTCAAGGCCAGGAAGGGGCCCTATCATAGGGTTATCATTGAAATCTCGGATACCGGTCCGGGTATCGATGTTGAAATTAAAGACCGGATTTTTGATCCATATGTTTCTACAAAAGGGGCCATGAATTCAGGCTTAGGTCTGTCTGTGTGTTATGGACTAGTCAAGAGTGTAGGCGGGGAAATCCATGTGAAGGACACGCCCAGAGGAGCAACATTTGAAATTGGGTTGCCAATTAGCTGA
- a CDS encoding secondary thiamine-phosphate synthase enzyme YjbQ: MLNKIVVSTESRTEFIDITQELADAVKDKNNGLLVAYCPHTTAGLTINEGADPAVKRDILEVINKIVPWSFDYKHLEGNSPAHIKASLMGSSVTVIVEDGRLCLGTWQRVFFCEFDGPRTRSVWLKFLGD, encoded by the coding sequence ATCTTGAACAAAATTGTAGTATCTACTGAATCAAGGACAGAATTCATTGATATCACCCAAGAGCTCGCAGACGCAGTAAAGGACAAAAATAACGGTTTACTCGTAGCTTATTGCCCGCATACCACTGCAGGACTGACAATTAATGAAGGTGCTGATCCTGCTGTCAAAAGGGATATCTTAGAAGTCATAAATAAAATCGTTCCATGGTCCTTTGATTACAAACACCTCGAAGGAAATAGCCCTGCCCATATAAAGGCCTCGCTCATGGGATCCAGTGTAACTGTCATAGTGGAAGATGGACGTCTTTGTCTCGGGACATGGCAGAGGGTATTCTTCTGTGAATTCGATGGTCCCAGAACCCGTTCTGTATGGCTAAAATTCTTGGGCGATTAA